The nucleotide window ATTTGTCATCTATCTCGCACTTCCGCTCTAGACAGTTCATGCCCTTGTTATTGCACTTGACGTGTGAGGCCAAATGTAAAAGGTCAACCACATTTGAGGAGAAGCCACATTTTTCCGGATAGTCCACTCAAACTAAACGGACATTATACTGCGGGGTATGTCATAAAATTTATTAGTTGAAAATGAGTGGTATGTGTGCTCGACATTAAAACCAAGCTTATGTGAGAATTTGAAGATACATGTAATGTAATGAAAGTATATGATAATGAAAGTATACACTTCTGCCCTCAGACACGAAGTGAGCTGCACCCGGGCCTCTTTGCCACGCCCGCCACCCTCATCGCGCACCGGACTCGATCCTTCTCCTCCCACCGCCCGATCCATCCATAGGCATTCGACAGCAGCACGTAATCCCCATCGTGCCCAGGCTCCGTCTCCGCTATCCTCCTCTTCACCTGCTCCGCCAGCGCAACGTCGCCGTGGCTGACGCACGCACCCAGGAGCGTCCTCCAGATCACCGCGTTGGGTCTCACCGGCATCCCCTCCACGAAGTCGTACGCCTCCCTCACGCGCCCCCCCCTCCCCATCATGTCCACCATGCAACCGTAGTGCTCCATCCGCGGCTCCATCCCGGGCGTCCGCTCCATGCTCCGGAACACTCGCCACCCTTCCTCCAGCAGGCCCCCGTGGCTGCACGCCGTCAGCACCCCGATCAGCGCTACGTGGTCAGGCCGCAGCCCCGCGTCACCCACCATCCGGTCGAAAGCTCCCAAAGCCTCGGCGCTCCGCCCGTGCGCCGCGTACCCGACGATCATGGCCGTCCACGCCCTCACGCCTCGCTCCCGCTGCGGCATCCCGTCGAACACCCTCGCGGCTCGGTCCATGGACCCGCACCGCGAGTGCATCGTGATCAGCGCCGTGCCCATCTTGGCCGTCAGGGCGAACCCTCGTCGAGCCACGTAGCGGTCCACCCAGGCGGCAAGGTCCGGAGCGCCGAGGTGTGCGACCGCCGTGATCACAGTGATCATGGTAACCTCGTCAGGCGCCGCGTCGGGGGAGCAAGCCTGCATGAGGCGGAAGGCGTCGAGGGCGGTCTCGTCGTGGCCATTGGACGCGAGCGAGGAAATAAGAGCAGACCACGAGACGGCATCCCTCAGGGGCATTTCGACGAAAATCTGGAGAGCGGCGTCGAGGAGAGCGAACCCGCCGTAGAGACGAACAAGGGTGTTGGCAACGTAGAGGTCGGCGGAAAGGCCGTGCTTGACGGCGAGGGCGTGGGCGGCGACGCCCGGGTGGCGACGGGGGTCATCGGcgcaggagaaggggaggagcgaGCAGGCCTTGAGGAGGAGGGGGAACGTGAAGAGGTCCGGGGGGACCGCGCCTGCGCGCATGAGGTTGAAAGCAGCGAGGGCGCCAGAGGGGTCGGCAGCAGAGGCGCGGATGAGCGTGTTGAAAGGGAATGCGGCGGAGTGGCGGAGCAGGGACGGCTGGTGGCGGACGAAGGCAGCTCGGACGTAGGGGAGGGTGGAGGGGTGGTGgacggagaggaggaggagggagtgcAGGGCAGTGAGGTCGAGGGTCTTGATGAGGCGGGCGTGGAGCCTGTAGGCTTGGTTCATTTGCTGCAGTTGCCGTGCCTCGCGATATCCTAATAGATTAGATGTTGACATCAAATTTTTGGCAAGAGCAGCCAACACAATATTAAGTAACCAGATGACCATTAAAAACATTACGTTTCACAATGGTATACGATGGCAAGTGTGcgagggtggtggtggtggggcgaATTAGAACTGATGATTCTTGGGATGTGTTTATGAGTAGCAGGAGATTGAATTCAGGGACGAGATATATACATTTTTTTAGACTGATCACTagctgaatcctttctcttttttcctttttttagtgCTGATGATACGAGCACTATTTGTATTAGGCACCTTTATTAAtataattgtgtgtgtgtgtatatatatatatatatatatatatatatatatatatatatatatatatatagttatttagTTATCAACATTATTATTAGTTATTCAAATTGTtactcattttatttttattttgcttaTTTTAGTAGTCTATATATTAACTTTTAAGATCTATATTTTTCTTATAGGTTTTAACTTttgttttatattatattatttaaaattgttTTTTCTTCTACTTTTTAactgtattttcttttcttttattttcttctaaTGCCAATTACTTTTTGTCTAT belongs to Musa acuminata AAA Group cultivar baxijiao chromosome BXJ3-5, Cavendish_Baxijiao_AAA, whole genome shotgun sequence and includes:
- the LOC135638422 gene encoding pentatricopeptide repeat-containing protein At1g59720, chloroplastic/mitochondrial-like — its product is MFLMVIWLLNIVLAALAKNLMSTSNLLGYREARQLQQMNQAYRLHARLIKTLDLTALHSLLLLSVHHPSTLPYVRAAFVRHQPSLLRHSAAFPFNTLIRASAADPSGALAAFNLMRAGAVPPDLFTFPLLLKACSLLPFSCADDPRRHPGVAAHALAVKHGLSADLYVANTLVRLYGGFALLDAALQIFVEMPLRDAVSWSALISSLASNGHDETALDAFRLMQACSPDAAPDEVTMITVITAVAHLGAPDLAAWVDRYVARRGFALTAKMGTALITMHSRCGSMDRAARVFDGMPQRERGVRAWTAMIVGYAAHGRSAEALGAFDRMVGDAGLRPDHVALIGVLTACSHGGLLEEGWRVFRSMERTPGMEPRMEHYGCMVDMMGRGGRVREAYDFVEGMPVRPNAVIWRTLLGACVSHGDVALAEQVKRRIAETEPGHDGDYVLLSNAYGWIGRWEEKDRVRCAMRVAGVAKRPGCSSLRV